From one Rhineura floridana isolate rRhiFlo1 chromosome 4, rRhiFlo1.hap2, whole genome shotgun sequence genomic stretch:
- the PNOC gene encoding prepronociceptin has translation MRILLWNALSFCLLAYALSDCRRDCLNCHRHLYSHHQDDFSLLICVMECEGKLFSSATWGLCSKATEGKASSPLDLDSLEEEANRPLEMWDSNLLGRRGNLKHVGGLTRMVDLSKAGDEKRVSKVSSLLHQLEEEDGASDGSQAPLRDLPGQLEISKGVSGFLGGPFSYGQVAEPGVQELQKRFGGFIGVRKSARKWHNQKRFSEFLKQYLGMSPRSIEYDGLSDDPKEQNEI, from the exons ATGAGGATCCTACTGTGGAACGCCTTGTCCTTCTGCCTGCTTGCCTACGCCCTCAGTGACTGCCGGAGGGATTGTTTGAACTGCCACAGACATTTGTACAGCCACCACCAGGATGACTTCAGCCTTCTG ATCTGCGTCATGGAGTGTGAGGGGAAGCTGTTCTCCAGTGCCACCTGGGGACTCTGCAGCAAAGCCACTGAAGGAAAGGCATCTTCTCCACTAGATCTTGACAGCCTGGAAGAAGAAGCTAACCGGCCCTTGGAGATGTGGGACAGCAACCTGCTTGGAAGAAGAGGCAACCTGAAACATGTTGGTGGCCTGACCAGAATGGTGGATCTCAGCAAGGCAGGAGATGAGAAGCGAGTTTCCAAAGTCAGCTCTCTTCTCCATCAGCTGGAGGAAGAAGATGGCGCCAGTGATGGAAGCCAAGCTCCACTGAGAGACTTACCAGGTCAGCTTGAGATCTCCAAGGGGGTGAGTGGCTTCCTGGGTGGACCATTCAGTTATGGGCAAGTGGCAGAGCCTGGGGTGCAGGAGCTCCAGAAACGATTTGGAGGCTTCATTGGCGTCCGGAAGTCAGCCCGCAAGTGGCATAACCAGAAGAGGTTCAGTGAGTTTCTGAAGCAGTATCTCGGGATGTCTCCACGTTCCATCGAGTACGACGGCTTGTCTGATGACCCAAAGGAGCAGAACGAGATCTAG